The Odocoileus virginianus isolate 20LAN1187 ecotype Illinois chromosome 27, Ovbor_1.2, whole genome shotgun sequence genome has a window encoding:
- the MDC1 gene encoding mediator of DNA damage checkpoint protein 1 isoform X7 — protein sequence MCDSATPWTAARLASLSMGLSRQEYWSWLPFPSPRNLPDPGIEPVPTASPELIMEDTQVLNWEVEEEEEVEESPTESVGYSLEPLGQLHIFSSSYGPEKDFPLYLGKNMIGRMPDCSVALPFSSISKQHAVIEISAWDKAPVLRDCGSLNGTQILRPPKVLGPGVSHRLQDRELILFADLPCQYHRLDVPRPFVSRGPLTVEETPRVPGGTQTSRLLLAEDSEEEADSLLHKCVVKGPRTSLATVVPESDEEGPSPTPDGPGPPASDLNSDTDEEESQESGAGEASSAARRGTAAETEQLEPVTAEVQIEKDQCSVKERNRDTEIKRDVRTGVVPIGVILERSQPSGEGSDTDVSDESGPPRRLAGVRPKRAWSCNFIDSDTDGEDEGIPATPAVVPMKERQTFHEAGTQSPQACGVVHRQESPADGDTDIEEGEAPPDRIQASMVIDSNTDGEEEVSAALTLARLRESQADSEDLDLPATQCFVDRENQSLEVPSMEDEPTQAFLFPLPQEPGPSCCSFQATGSLDEAWEVLATQPFCPRESEASETQTAVTLLDTPASYPHPSRTAQQKQHPESPVHAEPLGMEGRGMQTLEKDMGTPRETAERVIPEGGPLQKETKKLPSEREREDATGEEELIGAIQDREQNQVLARDTQSQESDKKVKSASTGRGMETVKVEIETPKETQEREREKQTLAGEIFESEAGKLVAERESEAGGLEVKGPQELLDRGPQMGETEVGGQDQKGQASGPPPEPGAGAGDLQGLASDLVASGSQAGRGRGAPGSPRRQQRGDLNCEMPPAEKASRGDQESPEACLPPAAPEASAPLPNSLISQIQKHPTPQSLLFPSPAPLELPIPRTRQNESQEAPETSFSSELNSVHPEPKVRPQGSSPVSSLPLEPHPTTPTGQPIALEPTSGVSQSRSHSSFDVTASSVIPTALALQPSTSTDQPVTPKPTLRAPRGRAHRSSVKTPEPSVPTDQPVAPELTAKATRGRAQRSSVKTPKPDNPTTPQPQPSTSTDQPVTPKPTSRAPRGRTPRSSAKTPEPVVPTASELQPAAPKDQPVAPELTSRATRGRTQRSSVKTSKPDTSTTPEPQPSTSTDQPVTPKPTSRAPRGRTPKSSAKTPEPVVSTASELQPSALTDQPVTPELPSRATQGRTQRSSVKTPDPVTTTTPELQPSTSTDQLVTPKPTSRAPRGRTRKSSAKTPEPVVPTASELQPSAPADQPVGPLATQCRRHRSSVKTPEPVVPTVPEPHSSTWKDQSVAPEPTPQATQSQTHRSSVKTSQPTEPTAPDLKPSSPTDEPVTPKVIAQGGPSRTRRSSTASAVLVPTTPEFQSPVPSEQPLPPDPIPEVNCSRRPRATRKQGSPIAHVHEPCTTPPEPNSRSSRNQRRGAVKAAKPLSTIPEPAFAQLPEAPPHTPQMPEEEAADGSGFTPEPQPKASQNRKRPSATAHSPPLQKRLQRGKVPEKAASLKEEEENPAARPWKEEGVVSPGPGKRKREQTEEESQGRPSRSLRRTKPIQESTAPKVLFTGVVDARGERTVLALGGSLASSVAEASHLVTDRIRRTVKFLCALGRGIPILSLAWLHESRKAGCFLPPDEYLVTDPEQEKNFGFSLREALSRAQKRRLLEGYEIHVTPGVQPPPPQMGEIINCCGGAILPSMPRSYKPQRVVITCSQDFPRCAIPHRVGLPILSPEFLLTGVLKQEVKPEAFAFSTVEMSST from the exons ATgtgtgactctgcgaccccatggactgcagcccgcctggcttctctgtccatgggattgtccaggcaagaatactggagctggttgccatttccttctccacggaatcttcccgacccagggatcgaacccgtgcctactgcgtctcctgaattg ATCATGGAAGACACCCAGGTTTTAAACTGGGAAgttgaagaagaggaggaggttgAAGAGAGCCCCACTGAATCTGTGGGGTATAGCTTGGAGCCCCTAGGGCAGCTGCATATCTTCAGTAGTTCCTATGGACCGGAAAAAG ACTTCCCACTCTACCTCGGGAAGAACATGATAGGCCGAATGCCTGATTGCTCTGTGGCCCTGCCCTTTTCATCCATCTCCAAACAACATGCAGTGATTGAAATCTCTGCCTGGGACAAGGCGCCTGTTCTCCGGGATTGTGGGAGCCTCAATGGCACTCAAATCTTGCGGCCTCCTAAGGTCCTGGGCCCTGGGGTGAGTCATCGTTTGCAGGATCGGGAGTTGATTCTCTTTGCTGACTTGCCCTGCCAGTACCATCGCTTGGATGTCCCCCGGCCTTTTGTCTCCCGGGGCCCTCTAACTGTAGAGGAGACACCCAGGGTACCGGGGGGAACTCAGACCTCCAGGCTTCTGTTGGCTGAGGACTCAGAGGAAGAGGCAG ATTCCCTTTTGCACAAGTGTGTGGTGAAAGGACCGAGGACCTCTTTGGCAACAGTCGTTCCAGAGAG TGATGAAGAAGGGCCTTCCCCTACTCCAGATGGGCCTGGGCCACCTGCCTCCGACTTGAACAGCGACACAGATGAGGAAGAAAGTCAAGAATCAGGAGCAGGAGAGGCCTCTTCAGCTGCCAGGAGAGGTACCGCTGCAGAGACAGAACAGCTTGAACCTGTCACAGCCGAAGTCCAGATTGAGAAGGATCAGTGTTCCGTGAAGGAGAGGAACAGGGACACAGAAATCAAGAGGGATGTGAGGACTGGGGTCGTTCCGATTGGAGTGATTCTGGAGAGGAGCCAGCCTTCTGGGGAGGGCAGTGACACAGATgtaagtgatgagagtgggcctCCAAGAAGGCTTGCTGGGGTTCGTCCGAAAAGGGCCTGGTCTTGTAACTTCATAGACAGTGATACCGATGGGGAAGATGAGGGGATCCCTGCTACCCCAGCAGTGGTTCCCATGAAGGAGAGGCAGACCTTCCACGAAGCTGGTACACAGAGCCCCCAGGCATGTGGTGTGGTACATCGGCAGGAGAGCCCAGCTGATGGTGATACAGATATAGAGGAGGGGGAGGCCCCCCCGGACAGAATCCAAGCCTCAATGGTGATCGACAGCAATACAGACGGTGAGGAGGAAGTCTCGGCAGCTCTGACACTGGCACGTCTAAGAGAGAGCCAGGCTG ATTCTGAAGATCTGGACCTACCAGCTACCCAGTGCTTTGTAGACAGAGAGAATCAGAGCCTGGAAG TCCCCAGCATGGAGGATGAGCCCACCCAGGCCTTCCTATTTCCTCTGCCCCAAGAGCCTGGCCCTTCCTGTTGCAGCTTCCAGGCCACAG GTTCCCTGGATGAGGCATGGGAGGTCTTGGCGACACAGCCATTCTGTCCGAGAGAGTCTGAGGCCTCTGAGACCCAAACCGCTGTCACCCTCCTTGACACCCCTGCATCTTACCCCCATCCATCTAGGACAGCACAGCAAAAGCAACATCCAGAGAGCCCAGTCCATGCAGAGCCACTGGGGATGGAAGGCAGAGGGATGCAGactctggagaaagacatgggTACCCCAAGAGAAACAGCAGAGAGGGTGATCCCTGAGGGAGGGCCACTGCAGAAGGAAACCAAGAAACTGCCctcagaaagagagagggaagatgCGACGGGAGAGGAAGAATTAATCGGGGCGATACAGGACAGAGAACAAAATCAGGTGTTAGCTAGAGATACTCAGAGCCAAGAATCtgacaaaaaagtgaaaagcgCAAGTACTGGAAGGGGAATGGAGACTGTGAAGGTAGAGATCGAGACTCCCAAGGaaacacaggagagagagagagaaaagcagaccCTTGCAGGGGAAATATTTGAGAGTGAAGCAGGGAAACTGgtagcagagagagagagtgaggcaGGTGGGTTAGAAGTCAAGGGACCCCAAGAGCTACTGGACAGAGGCCCACAGATGGGAGAGACAGAGGTGGGGGGCCAGGACCAGAAAGGCCAAGCCTCTGGTCCACCACCAGAGCCTGGAGCAGGGGCAGGAGATCTTCAGGGACTTGCCTCAGACCTAGTAGCTTCTGGGAGCCAGGCAGGTAGAGGAAGGGGAGCCCCAGGGAGCCCCAGGAGGCAGCAGAGAG GTGACTTGAATTGCGAGATGCCACCTGCTGAGAAGGCTTCCAGG GGTGATCAGGAATCCCCAGAAGCTTGCCTGCCTCCTGCAGCGCCTGAAGCCTCAGCCCCACTCCCAAACTCCCTCATCTCTCAGATCCAAAAACATCCCACACCTCAGTCCCTCCTTTTTCCCTCTCCAGCTCCTTTAGAACTGCCCATTCCCAGGACCAGACAAAATGAGAGTCAGGAAGCTCCAGAGACTTCCTTCTCCTCAGAGCTGAACTCTGTCCACCCAGAACCCAAAGTCAGGCCCCAGGGGTCCTCTCCAGTTTCTTCTCTACCCCTTGAGCCTCACCCTACCACCCCCACAGGCCAGCCTATTGCCCTTGAACCCACCTCTGGGGTCTCTCAGAGCAGGTCACATAGTTCCTTTGATGTAACTGCCTCATCAGTTATCCCCACAGCCCTTGCACTGCAGCCATCCACCTCCACAGACCAGCCTGTCACCCCTAAGCCCACACTGCGGGCCCCTCGGGGCAGGGCACATAGGTCTTCTGTCAAAACCCCTGAACCTAGTGTCCCCACAGACCAGCCTGTTGCCCCTGAGCTCACAGCTAAGGCCACTCGGGGCAGGGCACAGAGGTCTTCTGTCAAGACTCCCAAACCAGATAACCCCACaacaccccagccccagccttccACTTCCACAGACCAGCCTGTCACCCCCAAACCCACATCCCGGGCCCCTCGGGGCAGGACACCTAGGTCTTCTGCCAAGACTCCTGAACCAGTTGTCCCCACAGCCTCTGAACTCCAGCCTGCTGCCCCTAAAGACCAGCCTGTTGCTCCTGAGCTCACATCTAGAGCCACTCGGGGCAGGACACAGAGGTCTTCTGTCAAGACTTCCAaaccagatacatccacaaccCCTGAGCCCCAGCCTTCCACTTCCACAGACCAGCCTGTCACCCCCAAACCCACATCTCGGGCCCCTCGGGGCAGGACACCTAAGTCTTCTGCCAAGACTCCTGAACCAGTTGTTTCCACAGCCTCTGAGCTCCAGCCTTCTGCCCTCACAGACCAGCCTGTCACTCCTGAGCTCCCATCTAGGGCTACTCAGGGCAGGACACAGAGGTCCTCTGTCAAAACCCCTGATCCAGTTACCACCACAACACCTGAGCTCCAGCCTTCCACCTCCACAGACCAGCTTGTTACTCCCAAACCCACATCTCGGGCCCCTCGAGGCAGGACACGTAAGTCGTCTGCCAAGACTCCCGAACCAGTTGTTCCCACAGCCTCTGAGCTCCAGCCTTCTGCCCCTGCAGACCAGCCTGTTGGTCCTTTGGCCACTCAGTGTAGAAGACATAGGTCTTCCGTCAAGACCCCGGAACCAGTTGTCCCCACAGTCCCTGAGCCTCATTCTTCCACTTGGAAAGACCAGTCTGTCGCTCCTGAACCCACACCTCAGGCCACTCAGAGCCAAACACATAGGTCCTCTGTCAAGACATCCCAGCCAactgaacccacagcccctgaccTCAAACCTTCCTCCCCCACAGACGAGCCTGTCACTCCCAAGGTCATAGCTCAGGGTGGTCCAAGCAGGACACGAAGGTCTTCTACAGCAAGTGCTGTGCTGGTTCCTACTACCCCCGAATTCCAGTCTCCAGTCCCCTCAGAACAGCCTCTTCCCCCTGACCCCATCCCTGAAGTCAACTGCAGCAGGAGGCCGAGGGCCACTAGGAAACAAGGGTCTCCCATAGCTCATGTTCATGAGCCCTGCACCACACCCCCTGAACCTAACTCCCGCTCCTCAAGGAACCAAAGACGAGGGGCAGTGAAAGCAGCCAAGCCCCTTAGCACCATTCCTGAGCCTGCCTTTGCCCAGCTTCCCGAGGCACCGCCTCACACTCCCCAGATGCCCGAGGAGGAGGCAGCAGATGGATCAGGCTTCACCCCAGAGCCCCAGCCTAAGGCCTCTCAAAACCGCAAGAGGCCTTCAGCTACTGCACATTCACCTCCACTTCAAAAACGGCTCCAGAGAGGGAAAGTTCCTGAGAAGGCAGCATCCcttaaggaagaagaagaaaatccagCAGCGAGGCCGTGGAAGGAAGAG GGTGTAGTGAGTCCAGGGCCaggcaagagaaagagagagcagacAGAGGAGGAGTCTCAGGGAAGACCGAGCCGCAGCCTGCGACGGACCAAACCTATCCAGGAGTCCACGGCCCCCAAA GTGCTCTTCACGGGCGTGGTGGATGCTCGCGGAGAGAGGACGGTGCTGGCCCTGGGGGGCAGTCTGGCTAGCTCAGTGGCTGAGGCTTCTCACCTGGTGACTGATCGGATCCGCCGGACGGTCAAGTTCCTGTGTGCCCTGGGCCGGGGCATCCCCATCCTCTCCCTGGCCTGGCTGCATGAG TCCCGCAAGGCAGGCTGCTTTTTGCCCCCGGACGAATATTTGGTGACTGATCCTGAGCAGGAGAAGAACTTCGGCTTCAGCCTTCGGGAGGCCCTGAGCCGAGCTCAGAAGCGAAGGCTGCTGGAG GGCTATGAGATTCACGTGACCCCCGGAGTCCAGCCACCGCCACCTCAGATGGGAGAAATCATCAACTGCTGTGGAGGCGCCATCCTACCCAGCATGCCCCGGTCCTACAAG CCTCAGAGGGTCGTGATCACATGTTCCCAGGACTTCCCTCGATGTGCCATTCCACATCGGGTTGGGCTGCCCATCCTCTCACCCGAGTTCCTGCTGACGGGAGTACTCAAGCAGGAAGTCAAGCCAGAGgcctttgccttctccactgtGGAAATGTCATCCACCTGA
- the MDC1 gene encoding mediator of DNA damage checkpoint protein 1 isoform X8 — protein MCDSATPWTAARLASLSMGLSRQEYWSWLPFPSPRNLPDPGIEPVPTASPELIMEDTQVLNWEVEEEEEVEESPTESVGYSLEPLGQLHIFSSSYGPEKDFPLYLGKNMIGRMPDCSVALPFSSISKQHAVIEISAWDKAPVLRDCGSLNGTQILRPPKVLGPGVSHRLQDRELILFADLPCQYHRLDVPRPFVSRGPLTVEETPRVPGGTQTSRLLLAEDSEEEADSLLHKCVVKGPRTSLATVVPESDEEGPSPTPDGPGPPASDLNSDTDEEESQESGAGEASSAARRGTAAETEQLEPVTAEVQIEKDQCSVKERNRDTEIKRDVRTGVVPIGVILERSQPSGEGSDTDVSDESGPPRRLAGVRPKRAWSCNFIDSDTDGEDEGIPATPAVVPMKERQTFHEAGTQSPQACGVVHRQESPADGDTDIEEGEAPPDRIQASMVIDSNTDGEEEVSAALTLARLRESQADSEDLDLPATQCFVDRENQSLEGSLDEAWEVLATQPFCPRESEASETQTAVTLLDTPASYPHPSRTAQQKQHPESPVHAEPLGMEGRGMQTLEKDMGTPRETAERVIPEGGPLQKETKKLPSEREREDATGEEELIGAIQDREQNQVLARDTQSQESDKKVKSASTGRGMETVKVEIETPKETQEREREKQTLAGEIFESEAGKLVAERESEAGGLEVKGPQELLDRGPQMGETEVGGQDQKGQASGPPPEPGAGAGDLQGLASDLVASGSQAGRGRGAPGSPRRQQRGDLNCEMPPAEKASRGDQESPEACLPPAAPEASAPLPNSLISQIQKHPTPQSLLFPSPAPLELPIPRTRQNESQEAPETSFSSELNSVHPEPKVRPQGSSPVSSLPLEPHPTTPTGQPIALEPTSGVSQSRSHSSFDVTASSVIPTALALQPSTSTDQPVTPKPTLRAPRGRAHRSSVKTPEPSVPTDQPVAPELTAKATRGRAQRSSVKTPKPDNPTTPQPQPSTSTDQPVTPKPTSRAPRGRTPRSSAKTPEPVVPTASELQPAAPKDQPVAPELTSRATRGRTQRSSVKTSKPDTSTTPEPQPSTSTDQPVTPKPTSRAPRGRTPKSSAKTPEPVVSTASELQPSALTDQPVTPELPSRATQGRTQRSSVKTPDPVTTTTPELQPSTSTDQLVTPKPTSRAPRGRTRKSSAKTPEPVVPTASELQPSAPADQPVGPLATQCRRHRSSVKTPEPVVPTVPEPHSSTWKDQSVAPEPTPQATQSQTHRSSVKTSQPTEPTAPDLKPSSPTDEPVTPKVIAQGGPSRTRRSSTASAVLVPTTPEFQSPVPSEQPLPPDPIPEVNCSRRPRATRKQGSPIAHVHEPCTTPPEPNSRSSRNQRRGAVKAAKPLSTIPEPAFAQLPEAPPHTPQMPEEEAADGSGFTPEPQPKASQNRKRPSATAHSPPLQKRLQRGKVPEKAASLKEEEENPAARPWKEEGVVSPGPGKRKREQTEEESQGRPSRSLRRTKPIQESTAPKVLFTGVVDARGERTVLALGGSLASSVAEASHLVTDRIRRTVKFLCALGRGIPILSLAWLHESRKAGCFLPPDEYLVTDPEQEKNFGFSLREALSRAQKRRLLEGYEIHVTPGVQPPPPQMGEIINCCGGAILPSMPRSYKPQRVVITCSQDFPRCAIPHRVGLPILSPEFLLTGVLKQEVKPEAFAFSTVEMSST, from the exons ATgtgtgactctgcgaccccatggactgcagcccgcctggcttctctgtccatgggattgtccaggcaagaatactggagctggttgccatttccttctccacggaatcttcccgacccagggatcgaacccgtgcctactgcgtctcctgaattg ATCATGGAAGACACCCAGGTTTTAAACTGGGAAgttgaagaagaggaggaggttgAAGAGAGCCCCACTGAATCTGTGGGGTATAGCTTGGAGCCCCTAGGGCAGCTGCATATCTTCAGTAGTTCCTATGGACCGGAAAAAG ACTTCCCACTCTACCTCGGGAAGAACATGATAGGCCGAATGCCTGATTGCTCTGTGGCCCTGCCCTTTTCATCCATCTCCAAACAACATGCAGTGATTGAAATCTCTGCCTGGGACAAGGCGCCTGTTCTCCGGGATTGTGGGAGCCTCAATGGCACTCAAATCTTGCGGCCTCCTAAGGTCCTGGGCCCTGGGGTGAGTCATCGTTTGCAGGATCGGGAGTTGATTCTCTTTGCTGACTTGCCCTGCCAGTACCATCGCTTGGATGTCCCCCGGCCTTTTGTCTCCCGGGGCCCTCTAACTGTAGAGGAGACACCCAGGGTACCGGGGGGAACTCAGACCTCCAGGCTTCTGTTGGCTGAGGACTCAGAGGAAGAGGCAG ATTCCCTTTTGCACAAGTGTGTGGTGAAAGGACCGAGGACCTCTTTGGCAACAGTCGTTCCAGAGAG TGATGAAGAAGGGCCTTCCCCTACTCCAGATGGGCCTGGGCCACCTGCCTCCGACTTGAACAGCGACACAGATGAGGAAGAAAGTCAAGAATCAGGAGCAGGAGAGGCCTCTTCAGCTGCCAGGAGAGGTACCGCTGCAGAGACAGAACAGCTTGAACCTGTCACAGCCGAAGTCCAGATTGAGAAGGATCAGTGTTCCGTGAAGGAGAGGAACAGGGACACAGAAATCAAGAGGGATGTGAGGACTGGGGTCGTTCCGATTGGAGTGATTCTGGAGAGGAGCCAGCCTTCTGGGGAGGGCAGTGACACAGATgtaagtgatgagagtgggcctCCAAGAAGGCTTGCTGGGGTTCGTCCGAAAAGGGCCTGGTCTTGTAACTTCATAGACAGTGATACCGATGGGGAAGATGAGGGGATCCCTGCTACCCCAGCAGTGGTTCCCATGAAGGAGAGGCAGACCTTCCACGAAGCTGGTACACAGAGCCCCCAGGCATGTGGTGTGGTACATCGGCAGGAGAGCCCAGCTGATGGTGATACAGATATAGAGGAGGGGGAGGCCCCCCCGGACAGAATCCAAGCCTCAATGGTGATCGACAGCAATACAGACGGTGAGGAGGAAGTCTCGGCAGCTCTGACACTGGCACGTCTAAGAGAGAGCCAGGCTG ATTCTGAAGATCTGGACCTACCAGCTACCCAGTGCTTTGTAGACAGAGAGAATCAGAGCCTGGAAG GTTCCCTGGATGAGGCATGGGAGGTCTTGGCGACACAGCCATTCTGTCCGAGAGAGTCTGAGGCCTCTGAGACCCAAACCGCTGTCACCCTCCTTGACACCCCTGCATCTTACCCCCATCCATCTAGGACAGCACAGCAAAAGCAACATCCAGAGAGCCCAGTCCATGCAGAGCCACTGGGGATGGAAGGCAGAGGGATGCAGactctggagaaagacatgggTACCCCAAGAGAAACAGCAGAGAGGGTGATCCCTGAGGGAGGGCCACTGCAGAAGGAAACCAAGAAACTGCCctcagaaagagagagggaagatgCGACGGGAGAGGAAGAATTAATCGGGGCGATACAGGACAGAGAACAAAATCAGGTGTTAGCTAGAGATACTCAGAGCCAAGAATCtgacaaaaaagtgaaaagcgCAAGTACTGGAAGGGGAATGGAGACTGTGAAGGTAGAGATCGAGACTCCCAAGGaaacacaggagagagagagagaaaagcagaccCTTGCAGGGGAAATATTTGAGAGTGAAGCAGGGAAACTGgtagcagagagagagagtgaggcaGGTGGGTTAGAAGTCAAGGGACCCCAAGAGCTACTGGACAGAGGCCCACAGATGGGAGAGACAGAGGTGGGGGGCCAGGACCAGAAAGGCCAAGCCTCTGGTCCACCACCAGAGCCTGGAGCAGGGGCAGGAGATCTTCAGGGACTTGCCTCAGACCTAGTAGCTTCTGGGAGCCAGGCAGGTAGAGGAAGGGGAGCCCCAGGGAGCCCCAGGAGGCAGCAGAGAG GTGACTTGAATTGCGAGATGCCACCTGCTGAGAAGGCTTCCAGG GGTGATCAGGAATCCCCAGAAGCTTGCCTGCCTCCTGCAGCGCCTGAAGCCTCAGCCCCACTCCCAAACTCCCTCATCTCTCAGATCCAAAAACATCCCACACCTCAGTCCCTCCTTTTTCCCTCTCCAGCTCCTTTAGAACTGCCCATTCCCAGGACCAGACAAAATGAGAGTCAGGAAGCTCCAGAGACTTCCTTCTCCTCAGAGCTGAACTCTGTCCACCCAGAACCCAAAGTCAGGCCCCAGGGGTCCTCTCCAGTTTCTTCTCTACCCCTTGAGCCTCACCCTACCACCCCCACAGGCCAGCCTATTGCCCTTGAACCCACCTCTGGGGTCTCTCAGAGCAGGTCACATAGTTCCTTTGATGTAACTGCCTCATCAGTTATCCCCACAGCCCTTGCACTGCAGCCATCCACCTCCACAGACCAGCCTGTCACCCCTAAGCCCACACTGCGGGCCCCTCGGGGCAGGGCACATAGGTCTTCTGTCAAAACCCCTGAACCTAGTGTCCCCACAGACCAGCCTGTTGCCCCTGAGCTCACAGCTAAGGCCACTCGGGGCAGGGCACAGAGGTCTTCTGTCAAGACTCCCAAACCAGATAACCCCACaacaccccagccccagccttccACTTCCACAGACCAGCCTGTCACCCCCAAACCCACATCCCGGGCCCCTCGGGGCAGGACACCTAGGTCTTCTGCCAAGACTCCTGAACCAGTTGTCCCCACAGCCTCTGAACTCCAGCCTGCTGCCCCTAAAGACCAGCCTGTTGCTCCTGAGCTCACATCTAGAGCCACTCGGGGCAGGACACAGAGGTCTTCTGTCAAGACTTCCAaaccagatacatccacaaccCCTGAGCCCCAGCCTTCCACTTCCACAGACCAGCCTGTCACCCCCAAACCCACATCTCGGGCCCCTCGGGGCAGGACACCTAAGTCTTCTGCCAAGACTCCTGAACCAGTTGTTTCCACAGCCTCTGAGCTCCAGCCTTCTGCCCTCACAGACCAGCCTGTCACTCCTGAGCTCCCATCTAGGGCTACTCAGGGCAGGACACAGAGGTCCTCTGTCAAAACCCCTGATCCAGTTACCACCACAACACCTGAGCTCCAGCCTTCCACCTCCACAGACCAGCTTGTTACTCCCAAACCCACATCTCGGGCCCCTCGAGGCAGGACACGTAAGTCGTCTGCCAAGACTCCCGAACCAGTTGTTCCCACAGCCTCTGAGCTCCAGCCTTCTGCCCCTGCAGACCAGCCTGTTGGTCCTTTGGCCACTCAGTGTAGAAGACATAGGTCTTCCGTCAAGACCCCGGAACCAGTTGTCCCCACAGTCCCTGAGCCTCATTCTTCCACTTGGAAAGACCAGTCTGTCGCTCCTGAACCCACACCTCAGGCCACTCAGAGCCAAACACATAGGTCCTCTGTCAAGACATCCCAGCCAactgaacccacagcccctgaccTCAAACCTTCCTCCCCCACAGACGAGCCTGTCACTCCCAAGGTCATAGCTCAGGGTGGTCCAAGCAGGACACGAAGGTCTTCTACAGCAAGTGCTGTGCTGGTTCCTACTACCCCCGAATTCCAGTCTCCAGTCCCCTCAGAACAGCCTCTTCCCCCTGACCCCATCCCTGAAGTCAACTGCAGCAGGAGGCCGAGGGCCACTAGGAAACAAGGGTCTCCCATAGCTCATGTTCATGAGCCCTGCACCACACCCCCTGAACCTAACTCCCGCTCCTCAAGGAACCAAAGACGAGGGGCAGTGAAAGCAGCCAAGCCCCTTAGCACCATTCCTGAGCCTGCCTTTGCCCAGCTTCCCGAGGCACCGCCTCACACTCCCCAGATGCCCGAGGAGGAGGCAGCAGATGGATCAGGCTTCACCCCAGAGCCCCAGCCTAAGGCCTCTCAAAACCGCAAGAGGCCTTCAGCTACTGCACATTCACCTCCACTTCAAAAACGGCTCCAGAGAGGGAAAGTTCCTGAGAAGGCAGCATCCcttaaggaagaagaagaaaatccagCAGCGAGGCCGTGGAAGGAAGAG GGTGTAGTGAGTCCAGGGCCaggcaagagaaagagagagcagacAGAGGAGGAGTCTCAGGGAAGACCGAGCCGCAGCCTGCGACGGACCAAACCTATCCAGGAGTCCACGGCCCCCAAA GTGCTCTTCACGGGCGTGGTGGATGCTCGCGGAGAGAGGACGGTGCTGGCCCTGGGGGGCAGTCTGGCTAGCTCAGTGGCTGAGGCTTCTCACCTGGTGACTGATCGGATCCGCCGGACGGTCAAGTTCCTGTGTGCCCTGGGCCGGGGCATCCCCATCCTCTCCCTGGCCTGGCTGCATGAG TCCCGCAAGGCAGGCTGCTTTTTGCCCCCGGACGAATATTTGGTGACTGATCCTGAGCAGGAGAAGAACTTCGGCTTCAGCCTTCGGGAGGCCCTGAGCCGAGCTCAGAAGCGAAGGCTGCTGGAG GGCTATGAGATTCACGTGACCCCCGGAGTCCAGCCACCGCCACCTCAGATGGGAGAAATCATCAACTGCTGTGGAGGCGCCATCCTACCCAGCATGCCCCGGTCCTACAAG CCTCAGAGGGTCGTGATCACATGTTCCCAGGACTTCCCTCGATGTGCCATTCCACATCGGGTTGGGCTGCCCATCCTCTCACCCGAGTTCCTGCTGACGGGAGTACTCAAGCAGGAAGTCAAGCCAGAGgcctttgccttctccactgtGGAAATGTCATCCACCTGA